The Salvelinus fontinalis isolate EN_2023a chromosome 9, ASM2944872v1, whole genome shotgun sequence genome has a window encoding:
- the LOC129862378 gene encoding solute carrier family 23 member 1-like, whose product MAPEKESNGLENYAFAIDGRFCDLEKDGEGSDLSEEDDKNKLAYCVTDIPPWYLCIILGIQHCLTAFGGIIAIPLILSQGLCLQHDSLTQGHLISTIFFVSGVCTLLQVTFGIRLPILQGGTFTLLAPSMAMLSMPEWTCPAWTQNASLVNATSPEYVEVWQSRMRALQGSIMVGSLFQVLVGFSGLIGLFMRFIGPLTIAPTISLIGLSLYDSAGMNAGNHWGISTMTTALIILFSQYLRHIPVPFPTYSKTKKLHTSKIYIFQILPVLLGITLSWLICYIFTISDVLPSQPEQYGYLARTDLKGDVIVQAPWFRFPYPGQWGLPTVSLAGVVGILAGVISSMIESVGDYHACARLSGAPPPPKHAINRGIGIEGLGCLLAGAWGTGNGTTSYSENVGALGITKVGSRMVIIAGGVLLIIMGLFGKIGAIFTTIPTPVVGGMFLVMFGVISAAGVSNLQYADMNSSRNIFIFGFSMFSGLVIPNWIFKNPDAIATGVVELDQLLQVLLTTSMFVGGFFGFFLDNTIPGTKRERGILAWNKIHLDDSSNTLESSEVYNLPFGISSCLSSYTWVRYVPFLPLNAPSSQDKPGVDSLETNKQPGKPEPSHIIRSVAL is encoded by the exons ATTGATGGGCGTTTCTGTGATCTGGAGAAGGATGGAGAAGGCTCCGACCTCTCTGAGGAGGACGACAAGAACAAACTGGCTTACTGTGTCACAGACATCCCACCCTGGTACCTTTGCATCATTCTGGGCATCCAG CATTGCTTGACAGCGTTTGGAGGGATCATCGCCATTCCTCTGATCCTGTCTCAGGGTCTGTGTCTGCAGCATGACAGCCTGACCCAGGGCCACCTCATCAGCACCATCTTCTTTGTGTCAGGCGTGTGCACCCTGCTGCAGGTCACCTTTGGAATCAG aCTGCCCATTCTACAGGGGGGTACTTTCACCTTGCTGGCTCCCTCCATGGCCATGTTGTCGATGCCAGAGTGGACATGCCCTGCCTGGACCCAGAACGCTTCCCTGGTCAACGCCACCTCTCCTGAGTATGTAGAGGTGTGGCAGAGCCGCATGCGAGCG CTACAGGGCTCTATCATGGTGGGCTCCTTGTTCCAGGTCCTGGTGGGTTTCTCTGGCCTCATCGGTCTCTTCATGCGTTTCATTGGCCCCCTCACCATCGCACCCACCATCTCTCTGATTGGCCTGTCCCTATACGACTCAGCTGGAATGAATGCAGGGAACCACTGGGGCATCTCAACTAT GACGACTGCTCTGATCATCCTGTTCTCCCAGTACCTCCGACACATCCCTGTACCATTCCCCACATACAGCAAGACCAAGAAACTCCACACCTCCAAGATTTACATCTTCCAAATTCTACCA GTGCTTCTTGGCATCACACTGTCATGGCTGATCTGCTACATCTTCACCATCTCTGACGTCCTGCCCTCACAGCCAGAGCAATATGGCTACCTGGCTCGCACAGACCTGAAGGGGGATGTCATAGTCCAAGCCCCCTGGTTCAGATTCCCATACCCAG GTCAGTGGGGCTTACCAACAGTGAGCCTGGCGGGAGTGGTAGGGATCTTGGCTGGGGTGATATCCTCCATGATAGAGTCGGTGGGGGACTACCACGCCTGTGCCAGGCTGTCAGGGGCCCCTCCTCCCCCAAAGCATGCCATCAACAGGGGCATTGGCATCGAGGGGCTTGGCTGTCTGCTGGCTGGGGCCTGGGGCACAGGCAACGGAACCACCTCCTACAGTGAGAATGTGGGAGCATTGGGGATCACCAAG GTGGGCAGTCGAATGGTGATCATTGCTGGTGGCGTCTTGCTGATCATTATGGGACTGTTTGGTAAAATTGGAGCCATTTTCACCACCATCCCCACACCTGTGGTTGGAGGAATGTTCTTGGTCATGTTTGGGGTCATATCTGCAGCTGGAGTTTCAAATCTGCAG TATGCAGACATGAACTCCTCCCGGAACATCTTTATCTTTGGGTTTTCCATGTTTTCCGGACTGGTCATTCCAAACTGGATATTCAAGAACCCAGATGCCATAGCAACAG GTGTGGTCGAGCTGGACCAACTGCTGCAGGTGCTTCTGACAACCAGCATGTTTGTTGGAGGCTTCTTTGGGTTCTTCCTTGACAACACCATTCCTG GAACCAAGCGAGAGCGAGGCATCCTAGCCTGGAACAAGATCCACCTGGACGACTCCAGCAACACCTTGGAGAGTAGCGAGGTGTACAACCTTCCATTTGGAATCAGCTCTTGCCTCTCCTCCTACACATGGGTTCGATATGTGCCGTTCCTCCCTCTGAATGCACCCAGCTCACAGGACAAGCCCGGGGTGGACTCTTTGGAGACCAACAAGCAACCTGGGAAGCCAGAGCCCTCACATATCATCAGATCAGTGGCCCTATGA